The following coding sequences are from one Parabacteroides pacaensis window:
- a CDS encoding TM2 domain-containing protein, which produces MKNKIVAALLALFLGGLGIHKFYLNKSGQGILYLLFCWTFIPSIIALVDFFILIFMDDKTFDAKYNANIGLVDKNTINVSDELEKLYNLKEKGIITNEEFEEKKKKLL; this is translated from the coding sequence ATGAAAAACAAAATCGTTGCAGCTTTACTCGCTTTATTTTTAGGTGGTTTAGGCATTCACAAATTTTATCTCAACAAATCAGGTCAAGGAATTTTATATCTTTTATTTTGTTGGACATTTATTCCTAGTATTATAGCACTTGTTGATTTTTTTATCTTAATTTTCATGGATGATAAAACATTTGATGCTAAATATAACGCCAATATTGGACTAGTTGATAAAAATACAATAAACGTGTCTGATGAATTAGAAAAGCTGTATAATTTGAAAGAAAAAGGTATTATTACAAATGAAGAGTTTGAAGAAAAAAAGAAAAAACTTTTATAA
- a CDS encoding carbohydrate-binding family 9-like protein has protein sequence MENTLSVPYLKALDILDLSSVGYILETKATRVFINKKIYPDEYPYCPICSVNIARGEKDLYMHFFVRGNSLKAICKEDNSRVYEDSCVSFFMKKTNTDLYMNFDFNCCGVCNAARRLSERAKESLTPREYASIRRYSTIKSKVFSEQRGVYTWELIVAIPWVLMGLNPENLPDVFEGNFYKRADLTISPHYLSWSPVKNTALNFHDIASFGKIVL, from the coding sequence ATGGAAAATACCTTATCTGTACCTTATTTGAAAGCATTAGACATACTGGATCTTTCGTCAGTGGGTTATATTTTAGAAACTAAAGCAACACGAGTATTTATTAATAAAAAGATTTATCCGGATGAATATCCCTATTGTCCTATTTGTTCAGTTAACATAGCCAGAGGAGAAAAAGACCTATATATGCATTTTTTTGTACGGGGCAATTCTTTAAAAGCTATATGTAAGGAAGATAATAGTCGGGTATATGAAGATAGTTGTGTTTCGTTTTTTATGAAAAAGACAAACACAGACCTTTATATGAATTTTGATTTCAATTGTTGTGGTGTATGTAATGCCGCACGTCGTCTATCGGAAAGGGCAAAAGAATCCCTTACTCCGAGAGAATATGCTTCCATACGCCGATATTCTACTATTAAATCTAAAGTATTCAGCGAACAACGGGGCGTATATACTTGGGAACTTATAGTTGCTATCCCTTGGGTACTCATGGGATTAAATCCGGAAAACCTACCTGACGTATTTGAAGGAAATTTTTATAAAAGAGCTGATTTAACAATCTCTCCTCACTATCTTAGCTGGTCGCCTGTTAAAAATACTGCTCTTAATTTTCATGATATAGCCTCGTTCGGAAAAATTGTTCTATAA
- a CDS encoding DUF4932 domain-containing protein, with product MKKILLLILTLTFAVAMNFFLPKIINSYYNIPSLEPIQKQVGKLNISVDPRLELLSVIQGISDYQPIQRDNSYFNTVKSYFASSAHLQAVSITNKLSANGFSYDAPVAFMLHLTYPGECKPRMPYSDYLIKRAQGEQHLNEYQQAIHEFAVKTKFNRFWEQNKSFYNRIVDLSASGLSGTDWIFALEKYMNTSHNRYNVIISPLLRGGYGPAVPTGNGERDLYACLSLDWKRKDSIPYLDRNSFLFYLWHEFGHSFVNPEVEKYPEIIERTSVLFTPIQDKMANQAYGNWGTCINEHIIRAVNIRLTEKYIDKTEADQLLKNELSNCFVYIEPVLEELKKYEQKREKENIIFSDYVPDLLQVFDSLSKTDYKVLSDRPFLGPINHAIQTSKTAVIYPTNRLGNESLEETKKYVEEIHKRFFKGGLLIPDTVALKSDLSDCGLIVYGTIQSNLFLKKQESRLPFKIKDNTIIADRVYSEPGIRFITCLPNPQNEKLGMVIYTAISDKDIPDINNVFHGPEDYILFIGRNQVLKKGFYKKNSKWEF from the coding sequence ATGAAGAAAATACTACTTCTCATCCTTACGCTTACATTTGCAGTAGCCATGAACTTTTTTCTACCTAAAATCATAAATTCATATTATAATATACCCTCTCTTGAGCCTATCCAAAAGCAGGTGGGAAAGCTGAATATTTCTGTCGATCCGAGGTTAGAATTGTTATCTGTAATCCAAGGAATATCCGATTACCAACCTATCCAACGGGATAACTCTTATTTTAACACTGTCAAATCGTACTTCGCTTCATCGGCCCATTTGCAAGCGGTTTCGATCACGAATAAACTATCTGCGAACGGTTTCTCGTACGACGCACCGGTAGCGTTTATGCTGCACTTGACTTACCCCGGTGAATGCAAGCCACGTATGCCTTATTCTGATTACCTGATTAAAAGAGCACAAGGAGAACAACATCTAAACGAATATCAGCAGGCGATACACGAATTTGCCGTAAAAACCAAATTTAATCGCTTTTGGGAACAGAATAAATCCTTTTACAACCGGATTGTTGATTTAAGTGCATCCGGGTTATCCGGTACGGATTGGATTTTTGCACTAGAAAAATATATGAATACTTCTCATAATAGGTATAATGTAATTATTTCGCCTCTTTTAAGAGGAGGGTATGGACCTGCCGTACCAACCGGGAATGGAGAAAGAGATCTTTATGCTTGTTTGTCATTAGATTGGAAAAGAAAGGATAGTATTCCTTATTTAGATAGAAACAGTTTTCTATTTTATCTATGGCATGAGTTTGGACATTCGTTTGTAAATCCTGAAGTTGAAAAATATCCCGAAATTATAGAAAGAACTTCTGTACTATTTACCCCCATACAAGATAAAATGGCAAACCAGGCTTATGGCAATTGGGGCACTTGCATAAATGAGCACATTATCCGTGCAGTGAATATTAGACTTACGGAAAAATATATAGATAAAACAGAAGCTGATCAGTTATTAAAAAATGAATTAAGCAATTGCTTCGTGTATATTGAACCTGTTTTGGAGGAATTAAAAAAGTACGAACAAAAACGAGAAAAAGAAAATATTATTTTTTCTGATTATGTCCCTGATCTGCTTCAGGTTTTTGATTCCCTATCAAAAACAGACTATAAAGTTTTATCAGATCGTCCTTTTCTTGGTCCGATTAATCATGCAATTCAAACCTCCAAAACAGCAGTGATCTATCCAACGAATCGTTTGGGCAATGAGTCATTAGAGGAAACAAAAAAATATGTAGAAGAAATTCATAAACGTTTTTTTAAAGGAGGCTTGCTTATTCCTGATACAGTTGCTCTAAAAAGCGATTTGTCTGATTGCGGATTAATTGTGTATGGAACCATCCAAAGCAATTTATTTCTAAAAAAACAAGAGTCTCGACTACCTTTCAAAATTAAGGATAATACCATTATAGCAGATCGAGTATATTCCGAACCGGGAATAAGGTTTATTACCTGTTTGCCGAATCCTCAAAATGAAAAATTAGGAATGGTTATTTATACGGCTATCTCGGATAAAGATATACCGGATATAAATAATGTTTTTCACGGTCCGGAAGATTATATCTTATTTATCGGTAGGAATCAGGTTTTAAAAAAGGGATTTTATAAGAAAAATAGTAAGTGGGAATTTTGA
- a CDS encoding GNAT family N-acetyltransferase: MQTISLTTTLDPLYPVFKDLYKTSFPIFEQRTEEQQKLAFSKDQYHLDCYQEENRFIGFIGYWRFKDYIYIEHFAIDTTLRGKGYGSTVLKNFIQEKNKRVLLEIDPVTDPISAARLRFYQACGFYPNVHIHTHPPYRKGFTPHSLIVLTTRREISKEEYNRFYTDLKEIVMV; this comes from the coding sequence ATGCAAACAATATCATTGACAACAACTTTAGATCCACTATATCCGGTATTTAAAGATTTATATAAAACTAGTTTTCCTATATTCGAACAAAGGACTGAAGAACAACAAAAATTGGCTTTTTCTAAAGATCAGTACCATTTGGATTGTTATCAGGAAGAGAATCGATTTATTGGTTTTATTGGCTACTGGAGGTTTAAAGATTATATTTATATAGAGCATTTTGCGATTGATACCACCTTGCGGGGAAAAGGTTACGGAAGTACTGTGTTGAAAAATTTTATTCAGGAAAAGAATAAACGGGTATTACTAGAGATCGATCCGGTAACAGATCCTATTTCTGCTGCTCGTTTACGTTTTTACCAAGCTTGTGGATTTTATCCGAATGTTCATATTCATACTCATCCTCCTTACCGAAAAGGATTTACACCCCATTCGTTAATAGTATTAACCACTCGACGAGAGATAAGTAAAGAAGAATATAATCGTTTTTACACAGATTTAAAAGAAATAGTGATGGTTTAA
- a CDS encoding glycoside hydrolase family 2 TIM barrel-domain containing protein, producing MNVKTVTCCLAMLSMTTFAQQNEWLDPNVNAINRAPMHTNYFAYESEADALKGIKESSQNFMSLNGPWKFFWVKDADARPTDFYRIDYNDKGWNTLNVPAVWELNGYGDPIYVNVGYAWRNQFKNNPPEVPTENNHVGSYRREIVLPADWKGKEIFAHFGSVTSNIYLWVNGQFVGYSEDSKLEAEFNLTKYLKPGKNLIAFQTFRWCDGSYLEDQDFFRYSGVGRDCYLYTRNPKYIEDIRVTPDLDAAYKDATLAVSIDLSNKASGSQIQLDLLDKTGGKVASAEIKGSGKTETSIPVTSPRKWSAETPYLYTLLATLKDNKGNAIEVIPLKVGFRKVEIKNAQLLVNGQPILIKGADRHEMDPETGYYVSPDRMLQDIKIMKEFNLNAVRTCHYPDANLWYELCDEYGIYVVAEANIESHGMGYGDKTLAKNPAYAKAHMERNQRNVQRGWNHPSIIVWSLGNEAGFGPNFEACYQWIKNEDKSRPVQYEQAHGGESTDIFCPMYYPYQACEKYGQSNATKPLIQCEYAHAMGNSQGGFKEYWELVRKYPNYQGGFIWDFVDQSVRWKNADGVEIYGYGGDFNRFDASDNNFLDNGLISPDRVPNPHMYEVGYYYQSIWATPANLQQGEINVYNENFFRDLSGYYAEWQLLADGDVIQTGSISDLNVAPQKTEKLKLGYNLASVPTGKEILLNVVFKLKNAETLLPAGHTAAKAQMVITPYTPAQLVLANEVDCANCPVIAPIIKTNEQNYLVVSNDKFAIEFNKYTGFMSKYEVEGTEMLEEGSALTPNFWRAPTDNDYGAGLQMRYKAWKNPEMKLISFQQEMINDMAQIKAEYDLKAVSAKLYLTYLINNQGAVQVTQKLVADKSAKVSNMFRFGMQMQMPKSFEEIEYYGRGPIENYSDRNNVTDLGTYHQTVAEQFYPYIRPQENGTKTDIRWWRQVTKGGTGLEFISEAPFSASALNYTIESLDDGDQKDQRHSPEISQANFTNVCIDKAQMGLGCVNSWGALPLEKYMIPYGDYEFNFIMQPIKAKF from the coding sequence ATGAATGTTAAAACAGTTACTTGCTGTCTTGCCATGCTAAGCATGACAACATTTGCGCAACAAAACGAATGGCTCGATCCGAACGTAAATGCTATTAACCGTGCTCCGATGCATACGAATTATTTTGCATACGAATCGGAAGCCGATGCACTAAAAGGTATCAAAGAATCTTCCCAAAACTTTATGAGCTTAAACGGGCCGTGGAAATTCTTCTGGGTAAAAGATGCCGATGCACGTCCTACCGATTTCTATCGGATAGATTACAACGACAAAGGATGGAACACATTAAATGTTCCCGCTGTTTGGGAACTTAACGGTTATGGTGATCCTATTTACGTGAATGTAGGCTATGCCTGGAGAAATCAATTTAAAAATAATCCTCCTGAAGTTCCCACCGAAAATAACCACGTAGGCTCTTATCGGCGGGAAATTGTCCTTCCGGCAGATTGGAAAGGAAAAGAAATCTTTGCTCATTTCGGTTCTGTTACTTCCAATATTTATCTCTGGGTAAACGGGCAATTTGTCGGATATAGCGAGGATAGCAAACTGGAAGCAGAATTCAACCTTACCAAATATCTAAAACCCGGTAAAAACCTGATTGCTTTCCAGACTTTCCGTTGGTGTGATGGGAGTTACCTGGAAGACCAAGACTTTTTCCGATATTCCGGCGTAGGACGCGATTGTTATCTCTATACCCGTAATCCGAAATATATTGAAGATATCCGGGTTACACCTGATTTGGATGCCGCTTATAAAGATGCTACTTTAGCTGTCAGTATCGATTTGTCTAATAAAGCTTCCGGTTCTCAAATACAATTGGATTTATTAGATAAAACAGGTGGGAAAGTAGCTTCTGCCGAGATCAAAGGTTCCGGTAAAACAGAAACATCTATTCCGGTAACCAGCCCTCGAAAATGGTCTGCCGAAACTCCTTATTTGTATACGTTACTGGCTACCTTAAAAGACAACAAAGGAAATGCAATCGAAGTGATTCCCTTAAAAGTAGGTTTCCGCAAAGTAGAAATAAAGAACGCGCAATTATTGGTAAACGGGCAACCGATTTTAATTAAAGGAGCCGACCGCCATGAAATGGATCCTGAAACGGGTTATTACGTATCTCCCGACCGTATGTTGCAAGATATCAAAATCATGAAGGAATTTAACCTGAATGCAGTTCGTACCTGCCATTACCCGGATGCCAACCTCTGGTATGAACTATGTGATGAATATGGTATTTATGTGGTTGCCGAGGCAAATATAGAATCTCATGGGATGGGATATGGAGATAAGACTTTAGCAAAAAATCCGGCTTATGCGAAAGCCCACATGGAACGTAACCAACGGAATGTACAACGCGGTTGGAACCATCCTTCCATCATTGTTTGGTCTTTAGGAAATGAAGCTGGATTCGGACCTAATTTCGAAGCATGTTACCAGTGGATTAAAAATGAAGATAAAAGCCGTCCGGTACAGTATGAACAAGCTCACGGAGGCGAATCTACCGATATCTTCTGCCCGATGTATTACCCTTATCAAGCTTGTGAAAAATATGGACAAAGCAATGCCACCAAGCCTCTTATCCAATGTGAATATGCCCATGCTATGGGAAATTCCCAAGGAGGTTTCAAAGAATATTGGGAATTAGTTCGTAAATATCCGAATTACCAGGGAGGCTTTATTTGGGATTTTGTAGATCAATCTGTCCGCTGGAAGAATGCCGATGGTGTGGAAATTTACGGATACGGAGGAGACTTTAACCGTTTTGATGCTTCTGATAATAATTTCCTCGATAACGGATTAATCAGTCCTGACCGTGTTCCTAATCCTCACATGTACGAAGTTGGATACTATTACCAGTCCATCTGGGCTACTCCTGCCAATTTGCAGCAAGGAGAAATCAATGTATATAACGAAAACTTCTTCCGTGATCTTTCCGGGTATTATGCAGAATGGCAATTACTTGCGGATGGTGACGTAATCCAAACAGGTAGCATTTCCGATTTGAATGTAGCCCCGCAAAAAACTGAAAAATTAAAGTTAGGTTATAATCTGGCTTCTGTACCCACCGGAAAGGAAATCTTACTAAATGTGGTTTTTAAACTAAAGAACGCCGAAACACTACTACCTGCCGGACATACTGCTGCCAAAGCTCAAATGGTTATTACTCCTTATACTCCTGCCCAATTGGTTTTGGCAAATGAGGTGGATTGTGCCAATTGCCCGGTAATAGCCCCCATTATTAAAACAAACGAACAGAATTACTTGGTTGTTTCTAATGATAAATTTGCTATAGAATTCAATAAATATACAGGGTTTATGAGCAAGTATGAGGTAGAGGGTACGGAGATGTTAGAAGAAGGAAGTGCCTTGACTCCTAATTTCTGGCGTGCTCCTACGGATAACGATTATGGTGCAGGTCTGCAAATGAGATATAAAGCTTGGAAAAATCCGGAAATGAAATTGATTTCTTTCCAACAGGAAATGATAAATGATATGGCACAGATAAAAGCTGAATACGACTTAAAAGCTGTTTCTGCCAAGCTTTACCTCACCTACCTGATCAATAATCAAGGAGCTGTACAGGTTACTCAAAAATTAGTTGCCGACAAATCGGCCAAGGTTTCCAATATGTTCCGTTTCGGTATGCAAATGCAAATGCCTAAGTCTTTTGAAGAAATTGAGTATTATGGACGTGGCCCGATCGAGAATTATTCCGATCGGAATAATGTCACAGACTTAGGTACCTATCACCAGACTGTAGCAGAACAGTTCTATCCTTACATTCGTCCTCAGGAAAATGGAACGAAAACGGATATCCGTTGGTGGAGACAGGTTACTAAAGGGGGAACGGGGCTTGAATTTATTAGCGAAGCTCCTTTCTCGGCATCCGCTTTGAATTATACAATAGAATCACTAGATGATGGTGACCAAAAAGATCAACGCCACTCTCCGGAAATTTCTCAGGCTAATTTTACGAATGTATGTATTGACAAAGCACAAATGGGATTAGGTTGCGTAAATAGTTGGGGAGCTCTTCCGTTGGAAAAATATATGATTCCTTATGGGGATTATGAATTTAACTTTATTATGCAACCGATTAAAGCAAAATTCTGA
- a CDS encoding helix-turn-helix transcriptional regulator yields MSCFNIISPSLDLAPYIKQYILLKVNRQFYATQRVIPMGCIELMIYKTGRSKRNDDLTDIPRIFLGGARNSYLDLMPEGREVHYISILFQPYSARLFFDFPINEIYNQIVSIEDIEDKSWKELCNRIMDTSDIQTNINLIENFLTKKLHYSKLPHLKKIIHSINTIYSVYDDVGVEMLAENSCLSQKQFKRVFQNYVGCKPKEFMRIIRFNKVLNALKTQHFINFAQIAQEFGYSDQSHLIREFKAFSGYSPLKFLTSDTELHYFP; encoded by the coding sequence ATGTCCTGTTTCAATATCATTTCTCCATCTCTTGACTTGGCACCTTATATTAAACAATATATTTTACTAAAAGTAAATCGCCAATTTTATGCTACGCAACGTGTTATTCCAATGGGATGTATTGAATTGATGATTTACAAGACTGGCCGTTCAAAAAGAAACGATGATTTGACGGATATTCCTCGTATTTTTTTAGGTGGAGCCAGAAACAGTTATTTAGATTTAATGCCAGAAGGTCGAGAAGTACATTATATTTCCATTCTTTTTCAGCCATATAGTGCCAGGCTTTTCTTTGACTTTCCGATAAACGAAATCTATAATCAGATAGTATCTATAGAGGATATAGAAGATAAATCATGGAAAGAACTATGTAATCGTATAATGGATACTTCAGATATACAGACAAATATAAATCTCATTGAAAATTTCCTGACAAAAAAACTCCATTATAGCAAGTTACCTCACCTGAAAAAAATAATCCATTCTATCAATACCATATATTCTGTATATGATGATGTCGGAGTGGAAATGTTGGCGGAAAATTCATGCTTAAGTCAGAAACAATTTAAACGAGTGTTTCAAAATTATGTAGGGTGCAAGCCGAAAGAATTTATGAGAATTATCCGCTTCAACAAAGTTCTCAATGCATTAAAGACACAACATTTCATCAACTTTGCTCAAATTGCTCAAGAATTCGGATATAGCGATCAGTCTCATTTGATTCGGGAGTTTAAAGCTTTTTCAGGATATTCACCTCTTAAATTTCTAACATCGGATACCGAATTGCATTATTTTCCTTAA